A region from the Salvelinus sp. IW2-2015 linkage group LG19, ASM291031v2, whole genome shotgun sequence genome encodes:
- the LOC111979519 gene encoding proenkephalin-A-like, with protein sequence MAVPGNSLRILLLGAYFALMVGADCEKDCALCLNRLRGHQTAITTLTCSIECEGSLDTTKLRLCQDVLLEEERVVVDDVKQEEVQGQQHQLAKKYGGFMKRYGGFMIRRRSPVEEGRVQGGENNPVAEEEDIRLEILKILNAEAEGQRDGEVAKRYGGFMRRGGDLGGLEGVGRPLKKRYGGFMRRVGRPEWLEDQKNQGGLLKRSWEGERGDSPLAEIQKRYGGFMD encoded by the exons ATGGCTGTGCCGGGGAACTCACTACGGATACTGCTTCTCGGTGCGTATTTTGCGCTGATGGTCGGAGCGGACTGCGAGAAGGACTGTGCGCTCTGCCTCAACCGTCTACGTGGGCATCAGACGGCGATTACCACTCTG ACATGCTCAATAGAATGTGAGGGCAGCCTGGACACCACGAAGCTCCGCCTCTGCCAAGACGTCCTATTGGAGGAGGAGCGCGTCGTAGTAGATGACGTCAAACAGGAAGAGGTGCAGGGCCAGCAGCACCAACTGGCCAAGAAGTATGGTGGCTTCATGAAGCGCTACGGAGGGTTCATGATCAGGAGGCGCTCACCCGTAGAGGAGGGGCGAGTGCAGGGAGGAGAGAACAACCCGGTGGCTGAGGAAGAGGACATCCGTCTGGAGATCCTGAAGATTCTGAATGCAGAGGCTGAGGGCCAGAGGGATGGGGAAGTGGCCAAGCGCTATGGGGGGTTCATGAGAAGAGGGGGGGACTTGGGGGGCCTGGAGGGGGTGGGCAGGCCGTTGAAGAAGCGCTACGGGGGCTTCATGAGGAGGGTGGGAAGGCCTGAGTGGCTGGAGGATCAGAAGAACCAGGGGGGTCTCCTGAAACGCTCATGGGAGGGGGAGCGGGGTGACTCCCCCCTGGCTGAAATACAGAAGAGATATGGAGGATTCATGGACTAG